In Arenicella xantha, the genomic window GGATCATCTTTCCATTGTTGGTAAAAATGGTCTATCAAAGCCTGCCGATCAGGATAAGAAGAATGCACTAGCGCGGTAAAGGCCGAAAGCCGATCTGTCATCGTGTTAGCGGCGTGATACTGGTGACTGGCGAGCGCATAATAGGCTGGCTGTCCAGTAGCAACCAAATACATTAATGTTCGATTCTTTAACGACCGGCTTGCCATCGACTCAGCATCGAGCGAGAAATCAGTGTTCTGCCCTTGTTGTGCGTATACCGTGTGAAATGGTGACTCCAAGTCTTTTGCTAAGCGCTGAACACATTGCTGGCGAATCAAACTAATTTGACGCGGTTCAATGGCCTCACTCAACTCAGCTAAGTAGCTAGCAGTCGGCAACGACAGCATTTCTGCCAGCATCGCTTTGTCATGACATGGCTCAGTCAATAATTTCAAAAATGCGTCGCGGACTCGCGAATACGCTGCTTCATTTATACTGCCATTCTCGACAGCCGGTAGTAAAAGCTTTAGGCATAACCGTTGCATCGCCTCCCACCGCACAAACCCGTCATCATCAAAACTGACCAATGTAAGTAGTTCGTCGTCAGACTGGTTATATTCCAATTTTACCGGAGCCGAGAACCCGCGTAGCATCGAAACTACCGGTTGCTCCGGCAAACCACTGAATTCAAACGATTGCTCATCTTCAGTTAACACCAGAGTTTGTTGCAACACTTTTTCACCAGATGGCAGCAGTAGTGCAATACATAATGGCATTTGAAATGGGCGTTTGCGATCTTGGCCTGGTGTTGCTGGACAGCTTTGCTGAATCGTCAAGGTTAGGGTTTGATCAGTATACGATTGCTGCACACGAATACTCGGTGTACCGGACTGGGTATACCACAAGCGGAATTGAGCCAGATCAATGTCATTAGCCTGCTCTATCGAGGTAACAAAATCTTCGGTGGTAACGGCCTGCCCATCGAAGCGGTCAAAATACAAGTCGGTACCACGACGGAAGCCTTCGACTCCAACCAACTCTCGCATCATGCGAATTACTTCCGCGCCCTTTTGATAAATGGTGGATGTGTAGAAGTTATTAATCTCTTGATATGAGTCGGGTCGCACCGGATGAGCCATGGGCCCAGCATCCTCTTTGAACTGAAACGCTCGTAATGATTGTACGTCACGAATTCGCTTTACCGCTCGAGAACCCATATCGGCACTAAACTCTTGATCGCGAAATACCGTAAAGCCTTCTTTGAGACTCAATTGAAACCAGTCGCGACAGGTAACTCGGTTACCCGACCAATTATGGAAGTATTCGTGTGCGATCACACTCTCAATGCCTTCGTAATCTAAATCGGTGGCTGTATCTTGGTTTGCAAGTACGTATTTTGAGTTGAAAACATTGAGGCCTTTGTTCTCCATCGCGCCCATATTGAAGTCATCGACTGCAACAATATTATAAATATCTAGATCATACTCGCGACCGTAAACGTCTTCGTCCCACCGCATCGACTTTTTTAGCGACGCCATTGCATGGTCGCATTTCTCAATATTGTGTTGCTGTGCGTAAATATTCAGCTCAACCTTATTACCTGACGCGGTCGTAAAATGGTCGGTTACATGCTCTAAGTTTCCTGCCACTAGAGCAAATAAATAGCTTGGCTTGGGATGCGGGTCGAACCATTCTGCCCAGTGCGTATTATCGTCATTACGTCCGCTGGCGACCGGATTACCGTTAGACAGCAATACTGGGCAATCCACAACATCGGCGGTGAGACGAACGCGATACACCGACA contains:
- the pepN gene encoding aminopeptidase N, whose translation is MLETDVSPTNINPTIYLKDYQKPEFLIPEVMLDFALNQASTLVVATMQVKRSSGSGTPLVLHGEKMQLVSLAINGKTLSDAEYQIDAESLTILNVPDAFELEVQTELLPHLNTELSGLYQSSGNFCTQCEAEGFRRITYFLDRPDVLSVYRVRLTADVVDCPVLLSNGNPVASGRNDDNTHWAEWFDPHPKPSYLFALVAGNLEHVTDHFTTASGNKVELNIYAQQHNIEKCDHAMASLKKSMRWDEDVYGREYDLDIYNIVAVDDFNMGAMENKGLNVFNSKYVLANQDTATDLDYEGIESVIAHEYFHNWSGNRVTCRDWFQLSLKEGFTVFRDQEFSADMGSRAVKRIRDVQSLRAFQFKEDAGPMAHPVRPDSYQEINNFYTSTIYQKGAEVIRMMRELVGVEGFRRGTDLYFDRFDGQAVTTEDFVTSIEQANDIDLAQFRLWYTQSGTPSIRVQQSYTDQTLTLTIQQSCPATPGQDRKRPFQMPLCIALLLPSGEKVLQQTLVLTEDEQSFEFSGLPEQPVVSMLRGFSAPVKLEYNQSDDELLTLVSFDDDGFVRWEAMQRLCLKLLLPAVENGSINEAAYSRVRDAFLKLLTEPCHDKAMLAEMLSLPTASYLAELSEAIEPRQISLIRQQCVQRLAKDLESPFHTVYAQQGQNTDFSLDAESMASRSLKNRTLMYLVATGQPAYYALASHQYHAANTMTDRLSAFTALVHSSYPDRQALIDHFYQQWKDDPLVMDKWFAMQAIAPRDNLLPDIEQLMSNPTFSINNPNKVRSLIGAFTSNLLAFHQQDGAGYKFLVDCVIQLNTINPQVAARLISTINNWRRYAQPYQSLMCTQLERLANENGLASDVTEIVSKALK